A region of Flavobacteriales bacterium DNA encodes the following proteins:
- a CDS encoding ATP-binding cassette domain-containing protein, whose translation MISLNQVSVQFNGKFLFNNISFLANPKDRIGLVGKNGAGKSTMLKVISGQLEPESGNVSKPSGTTIGYLSQDIKPKLGKSIFEETYGALQELKELDAKVKRLTKELEERTDYETDSYMDLIHDMTVATERFSLLGGDTADAEVEKILLGLGFLRSDLTRKVEEFSGGWQMRVELAKILVQRPDVLLLDEPTNHLDILSIQWLEEFLKDHNGTVLLVSHDRAFLDNVTNRTIEITLGRINDYKVPYSKYVKQRAERIELQKASYENQQKFIADTEKFIERFRYKASKATQVQSRIKALEKVDRIEVEEVDTSVMRLRFPPAPRSGKVVVLSEGVSKSYGDKEVLRNVDLMLNRGEKVALLGKNGEGKTTFSKIVVGELDHTGKLELGHNVTMGYYAQDQAETLDGSKTVLETLDDVARGDIRTKLRDILGSFLFSGEDVDKKVSVLSGGERGRLALAKLLLEPVNLLVLDEPTNHLDMHSKDVLKQALQKYDGAMLIVSHDRDFLSGLTSKVYEFKDKNVREHIGDVYEFLAKVKAESIQEFSSKPKVEVPKKEESRTQSKEDYKERKAKEKELRNAKNKAERLEKEIAIIEQQIADLDELMLDAAAYKEALEERDVFKEYQQKQSELDAKMTEWESALHSWDELSNQ comes from the coding sequence ATGATCTCACTCAACCAGGTTTCAGTTCAATTCAACGGGAAATTCCTGTTCAATAACATCTCTTTTCTTGCCAATCCCAAAGACAGGATCGGTCTTGTTGGGAAGAACGGTGCAGGAAAATCGACCATGCTCAAGGTTATTTCGGGGCAATTGGAACCCGAATCGGGCAACGTTTCCAAACCCAGCGGGACAACCATCGGTTACCTTTCTCAGGACATCAAACCGAAATTGGGCAAGTCCATTTTTGAGGAAACGTACGGTGCGCTTCAAGAGTTGAAAGAACTTGACGCCAAGGTGAAAAGGCTCACCAAAGAATTGGAAGAACGGACGGATTACGAGACCGATTCGTACATGGATCTGATCCACGACATGACGGTGGCTACCGAGCGTTTCAGCCTGTTGGGTGGCGACACGGCCGATGCAGAGGTCGAGAAGATCCTACTTGGCCTCGGTTTCCTAAGAAGTGACCTTACCCGTAAAGTGGAAGAATTCAGCGGTGGCTGGCAGATGCGTGTGGAGTTGGCCAAAATTCTTGTGCAACGGCCAGATGTTCTGCTGCTGGATGAGCCGACCAACCACTTGGACATCCTTTCCATCCAATGGTTGGAGGAGTTTCTGAAGGATCACAACGGAACCGTTCTTCTGGTTTCGCACGACCGCGCATTTTTGGATAACGTGACCAATCGGACCATTGAGATCACACTTGGGCGAATTAACGATTACAAGGTTCCATATTCCAAATATGTGAAGCAGCGCGCTGAGCGCATTGAACTGCAGAAGGCCTCTTACGAGAATCAGCAGAAGTTCATTGCCGACACCGAGAAGTTCATTGAGCGTTTCCGCTATAAGGCATCAAAAGCAACACAGGTCCAGAGCCGCATCAAGGCGTTGGAGAAAGTGGATAGGATAGAAGTGGAGGAGGTGGATACTTCGGTGATGCGACTGCGATTTCCGCCAGCGCCACGCTCAGGTAAAGTGGTGGTTCTTTCGGAAGGCGTAAGCAAGAGTTATGGAGATAAGGAAGTGCTGCGCAACGTTGATCTGATGCTTAACCGTGGTGAAAAAGTGGCCTTGCTCGGCAAGAACGGTGAGGGCAAGACCACATTCTCAAAAATCGTTGTAGGAGAATTGGACCACACAGGAAAGCTTGAATTGGGCCACAACGTCACGATGGGCTATTACGCGCAGGATCAGGCCGAAACGCTGGACGGTTCCAAAACCGTTCTGGAAACATTGGATGATGTGGCACGGGGCGACATCCGCACAAAATTGCGCGATATTCTCGGCTCATTCCTGTTCAGCGGTGAGGACGTGGATAAGAAAGTAAGCGTGCTTTCGGGTGGTGAGCGCGGCCGATTGGCATTGGCCAAACTTCTGCTCGAACCTGTGAACCTGTTGGTGTTGGACGAACCGACCAATCATCTCGATATGCATTCCAAAGATGTGCTGAAACAGGCGCTGCAGAAATATGACGGAGCGATGCTCATCGTTTCGCACGACCGTGATTTCCTCAGCGGACTGACCTCCAAGGTCTACGAGTTCAAAGACAAGAACGTGCGGGAACATATTGGCGATGTGTACGAGTTCTTGGCCAAAGTGAAGGCAGAAAGTATTCAGGAATTCAGTTCAAAACCAAAGGTGGAAGTTCCTAAAAAGGAAGAATCCAGAACGCAGAGCAAGGAGGATTATAAGGAGCGCAAGGCCAAGGAAAAGGAACTTCGCAACGCAAAGAACAAGGCCGAACGGCTGGAAAAGGAAATTGCCATTATCGAGCAGCAGATTGCCGATCTGGATGAACTGATGCTGGATGCGGCAGCTTACAAAGAAGCGTTGGAAGAACGTGATGTCTTTAAGGAATATCAGCAGAAGCAAAGCGAGTTGGACGCCAAGATGACCGAGTGGGAGAGTGCTTTGCACAGTTGGGACGAGTTGAGTAATCAATAA
- a CDS encoding DUF2064 domain-containing protein, which translates to MQQNRHLIVFVKNPVLGNVKTRLATDIGNAKALEVYMQLLKVTRNSAEKANCTRHVFYSDEIESDAWDDDAFNKFVQEGNDLGKRMKNAFEQIFALGAEKAVIIGSDCPELTTEIIEEAFNILELKDVVLGPAKDGGYYLFGMKRLLPFLFEGKEWSTDSVLSETIQDLKENRLSYGMLTELSDLDTAEDLYLLAET; encoded by the coding sequence ATGCAACAGAATCGGCATCTCATCGTCTTTGTGAAGAACCCCGTTCTCGGAAACGTGAAGACGCGTTTGGCCACCGATATTGGAAATGCGAAGGCCTTGGAGGTTTATATGCAACTGTTGAAGGTCACTCGAAATTCAGCCGAAAAGGCCAATTGCACGCGGCATGTTTTTTATTCGGATGAAATTGAAAGCGATGCATGGGATGATGATGCCTTCAACAAATTTGTGCAGGAAGGGAACGACCTTGGCAAACGGATGAAGAATGCCTTTGAGCAGATCTTTGCGCTGGGCGCGGAAAAAGCTGTGATCATTGGAAGCGACTGCCCTGAACTTACCACTGAGATCATTGAAGAGGCATTCAATATCTTGGAGCTGAAAGATGTTGTTCTTGGCCCAGCAAAGGATGGCGGTTACTACCTGTTTGGGATGAAAAGGCTGCTACCCTTTCTGTTTGAAGGCAAAGAATGGAGTACCGATTCGGTTCTATCGGAAACCATTCAAGACCTGAAAGAAAACCGACTTTCATACGGAATGCTGACCGAACTTTCCGATCTGGACACAGCAGAAGACCTTTACCTGCTGGCCGAAACATGA
- the lpcA gene encoding D-sedoheptulose 7-phosphate isomerase, which produces MSLEKIDKELQEAARVLEEFMSDAANLQAIRKAANLLVNSVKLGGRIYSCGNGGSMSDAMHFAEELSGRFRDERKPIPAMAISDPGYISCAANDYGYEHVFSRFVEGFGKQYDALLAISTSGNSANVINAAKAAKEKGMHVIALTGKDGGELAKICDVEIRAPHSNYSDRIQEIHIKVIHILVMLIEQET; this is translated from the coding sequence ATGTCGTTGGAGAAGATAGATAAGGAGTTGCAGGAAGCTGCACGTGTGCTGGAAGAGTTCATGAGCGATGCTGCAAACCTTCAGGCCATTCGCAAAGCGGCCAACCTGTTGGTCAATTCCGTGAAGTTGGGAGGACGTATCTATTCGTGCGGCAACGGTGGCTCCATGAGCGATGCCATGCATTTTGCCGAAGAACTCAGCGGTCGTTTCCGCGATGAGCGCAAACCGATTCCCGCCATGGCCATTTCCGATCCGGGTTACATTTCGTGTGCCGCCAACGATTACGGTTACGAGCACGTTTTCTCCCGTTTTGTGGAAGGTTTCGGAAAGCAGTATGATGCGCTTTTGGCCATCAGCACATCGGGCAATTCGGCCAATGTGATCAACGCGGCAAAGGCGGCCAAGGAGAAAGGAATGCATGTTATCGCACTAACAGGAAAAGACGGTGGCGAATTGGCAAAAATCTGCGATGTGGAGATCCGTGCACCCCATTCCAACTACTCAGACAGAATCCAGGAAATTCATATCAAGGTCATTCACATTCTGGTGATGCTGATTGAACAGGAAACCTAA
- a CDS encoding HAD-IC family P-type ATPase, protein MSTVTQTATCYHCSEPCVDEIIHHDGHEFCCNGCSTVYQLLQDVGLDEAYANGPLGIRPDVAKDQELAYLDNEEVQESLLDFSDGNMARITFELPAIHCSACVYLLERLEKLNAGVKNCEVNFPKKRANILFNRSEVSLRELVQLLHSIGYAPNLNLQKSTEKDDRPTTDKALLYRLGVAGFCFGNIMLLSFPEYLLGGKELEENWSQLFNYLNLVLALPLVLFAGRDYLVSAYKGLKAGHVNMDVPVSIGILAIFFRSSYDIVMGLGPGFFDSLAGFIFFLLVGKWYQAKTYSGLSFERDYRSFFPIAVNRIGEDGTVDAIMIKHLLKGDEIQIHNDELIPCDCELLSDKASIDYSFVTGEAAPASKAEGNRIYAGGKNRGSVIRLRVLKPVSSSYLTSLWNSSETTKKEDLSPLIRFSDKVASWFSAAVLAIAAITAIYWWIVDPVNWVNTTTAVLIVACPCALALSIPFTYGSMMRHFGRNGFFVRSVEAIAKLGEITQVVFDKTGTITIRQKGSVNFSGRKLTEDQLEALVNIARQSLHPLSKTFAAAFPNAPQQQVVGFAENAGVGIYGMVNGTLVELKNPNRLEEKQRKKFNSWKSEHHGMGQTAVLIDGVLWARVDFTTSYRPGLKETVHAIGAEYGISLLSGDNDSEAAALSNEVIAGIDPSHMHFEMDPHQKREWVEHEQEDGHEKVLMIGDGLNDAGALREAHFGISIAEDNSQFTPASDGILTADSFQKLPQLIKLAKRSRNVVLGAFVLSLLYNLVGLSFAVQGMLSPVMAAILMPLSSVSVVLFTTVTTALMAKRKLG, encoded by the coding sequence ATGTCAACAGTTACCCAAACTGCTACGTGCTACCATTGTAGCGAACCTTGCGTGGATGAGATCATCCATCACGATGGTCACGAATTCTGCTGCAACGGTTGCAGTACGGTCTACCAGCTGCTACAAGATGTGGGGTTGGATGAGGCGTACGCCAACGGGCCGTTGGGCATTCGGCCTGATGTGGCAAAGGATCAAGAACTGGCCTATTTGGACAATGAGGAAGTGCAGGAAAGTCTGCTCGATTTCTCGGATGGCAACATGGCGCGCATCACGTTTGAGTTGCCCGCCATCCATTGCAGTGCCTGCGTGTATCTGCTGGAGCGGTTGGAAAAACTGAACGCTGGTGTAAAGAACTGTGAGGTCAACTTCCCAAAGAAGCGGGCGAACATACTTTTTAATAGGAGTGAGGTTTCGCTTCGTGAATTGGTGCAACTGCTGCATTCCATCGGCTATGCGCCCAATCTCAATCTTCAGAAGTCGACAGAGAAAGACGACAGGCCAACGACAGATAAGGCATTGCTTTATCGTTTGGGTGTGGCTGGTTTCTGCTTCGGAAATATCATGCTGCTCAGCTTTCCCGAATACCTTTTGGGCGGGAAGGAATTGGAAGAGAACTGGTCGCAGCTGTTCAATTACTTGAATCTGGTGCTGGCGTTGCCGCTGGTGCTTTTCGCGGGGCGCGATTATCTGGTTTCGGCCTACAAAGGTCTGAAGGCCGGTCATGTGAACATGGACGTGCCTGTTTCCATCGGCATCTTGGCCATTTTCTTCCGTAGTTCGTACGATATCGTAATGGGTCTCGGTCCTGGATTCTTTGATTCGCTGGCGGGATTCATCTTCTTTCTGTTGGTCGGAAAATGGTATCAGGCCAAAACATATTCGGGACTTTCGTTCGAGCGCGATTACCGTTCGTTCTTTCCAATTGCCGTAAATCGAATTGGCGAAGATGGAACCGTGGATGCCATCATGATCAAGCATCTGCTGAAAGGAGATGAGATCCAGATACACAATGATGAGCTGATCCCGTGCGATTGCGAGTTGCTTTCAGATAAGGCTTCCATCGATTACAGTTTTGTGACGGGCGAGGCTGCGCCAGCTTCGAAAGCGGAGGGAAATCGCATTTATGCGGGAGGTAAGAACCGTGGTTCGGTCATCCGCTTGCGTGTGCTCAAACCCGTTTCGTCCAGTTATCTCACTTCGCTTTGGAACAGTTCGGAGACGACCAAAAAGGAAGATCTTTCGCCATTGATCCGTTTCTCGGACAAGGTGGCCTCATGGTTCAGCGCAGCGGTGCTTGCCATTGCAGCCATTACGGCCATTTATTGGTGGATTGTGGATCCGGTCAATTGGGTCAACACAACAACTGCGGTTTTAATTGTGGCCTGCCCGTGTGCATTGGCGTTGAGTATTCCGTTCACCTACGGAAGTATGATGCGGCACTTCGGTAGAAATGGATTCTTTGTTCGTTCGGTAGAAGCTATCGCGAAGCTTGGAGAGATAACCCAGGTGGTTTTCGATAAGACAGGAACGATTACCATCCGCCAAAAAGGGAGCGTGAATTTCTCTGGACGGAAATTGACCGAGGACCAGTTGGAGGCACTGGTGAATATCGCGCGGCAGTCGCTGCATCCGCTCAGCAAAACGTTTGCGGCTGCGTTTCCGAACGCACCACAGCAGCAGGTGGTCGGTTTTGCCGAAAATGCGGGTGTCGGCATCTACGGAATGGTGAACGGAACATTGGTGGAACTGAAGAACCCGAACCGTTTGGAGGAGAAACAGCGGAAGAAGTTCAACTCATGGAAATCGGAACATCACGGAATGGGACAAACGGCCGTTCTGATAGATGGCGTGCTTTGGGCACGGGTTGATTTTACCACCAGTTACCGACCTGGATTGAAGGAAACGGTGCATGCTATTGGAGCGGAGTACGGTATCTCGCTCTTATCAGGTGATAACGATTCGGAAGCGGCTGCTTTGAGTAATGAAGTTATCGCAGGTATTGATCCATCGCACATGCATTTTGAGATGGACCCGCACCAGAAGCGTGAATGGGTTGAGCATGAGCAGGAAGATGGTCACGAAAAAGTGCTGATGATCGGTGACGGACTGAACGATGCAGGTGCACTTCGCGAAGCGCATTTCGGTATTTCCATTGCTGAGGATAATAGTCAGTTTACGCCCGCTTCGGATGGAATTCTGACCGCAGATTCGTTCCAAAAACTTCCGCAGTTGATCAAGCTGGCCAAACGATCGCGCAATGTGGTTCTTGGGGCTTTTGTACTGTCTCTTCTTTACAACTTGGTGGGACTTTCTTTTGCCGTACAAGGAATGCTTTCGCCCGTAATGGCTGCTATTCTCATGCCGTTGAGTTCCGTTTCGGTGGTGCTGTTTACAACGGTGACCACGGCTTTGATGGCGAAGCGGAAATTGGGGTGA
- a CDS encoding cell division protein: MPRIELTTIIEADINVVFDLSRSIDLHKISTKHTNEEAIAGRTSGLIELGETVTWRAKHFGIYQKLTSVITEFNRPNSFVDEMVHGAFKWFRHDHHFSFSQTSGKTIMKDVFEYESPLGFLGRIVDDLFLENYMRNLLEIRNQTIKEFSESGRWKKLLEIDS; the protein is encoded by the coding sequence ATGCCCAGAATCGAATTGACCACAATTATCGAAGCAGATATCAATGTGGTTTTCGATTTGTCTCGAAGCATAGACTTACACAAAATCTCAACGAAACACACAAACGAAGAAGCCATCGCTGGACGGACTTCTGGTTTGATTGAGCTGGGTGAAACAGTTACTTGGCGAGCCAAGCATTTTGGTATTTACCAAAAGTTGACATCGGTAATTACCGAGTTCAATCGACCAAATTCTTTTGTTGATGAGATGGTTCATGGAGCTTTTAAATGGTTCAGGCATGACCATCATTTTTCTTTCTCCCAAACTTCAGGAAAAACAATCATGAAAGATGTCTTTGAATATGAAAGTCCGTTGGGGTTTCTCGGCAGGATTGTGGATGATTTGTTCTTGGAAAACTATATGAGAAACCTACTGGAAATTCGGAATCAGACAATCAAGGAATTTTCGGAAAGTGGTAGATGGAAGAAGCTTCTGGAGATTGATTCTTAG
- a CDS encoding PAS domain S-box protein: protein MKKIHENDLYKLVYEIVTEAMIVANRHGVIVEANPSAVKLFKYPMEQLIGMNVDELLPSALRKIHANHRQNYVKHPQKRTMGSGMELSAQDAEGNLIPVEVSLNHAQFDGELRVVALISDITTRKEAEDKILQINRELEEGVRQRTQELNAAVRALEESQHLYTLIAQNFPDGTINVLNRELNYIFAEGREFVRSGIDRKKVIGLNYISLLPKEFREKVQTELNRVFEGLPRSFEIVSRGHTYIMSAVPLYDEEEGVNRVLLVEKNITEQKQAEQDMINALKKERELNELKSRFVSMASHEFRTPLATVLSSVNLVSRHAEAGNMESVSKHVGRIKNSIRNLTSILNDFLSLEKLEAGKVQYRPEEFEMCDVVRSVVEDIGAMTKSGQTIQLDCGEGSVVVLDPQLLRNILFNLLSNAVKYSKENAEIGLTVELADSQLTIRVSDKGIGIPEEEQKHLFERFFRAKNATNIQGTGLGLNIVSKHVELMGGSIDFTSKLNEGTTFMITLPRNNPAAE, encoded by the coding sequence ATGAAAAAAATTCACGAGAACGACCTATACAAACTGGTCTACGAGATCGTTACCGAAGCGATGATCGTGGCCAATAGACACGGGGTCATTGTGGAGGCAAATCCTTCTGCCGTCAAGCTCTTTAAATATCCCATGGAGCAATTGATAGGAATGAATGTGGATGAACTGCTTCCTTCCGCGCTTCGGAAAATCCATGCGAACCATCGGCAAAATTATGTGAAACACCCACAGAAACGGACAATGGGGAGTGGAATGGAGCTTAGCGCGCAAGACGCGGAAGGCAATTTAATTCCTGTCGAAGTTTCATTGAATCATGCCCAGTTTGATGGCGAGCTGCGCGTGGTTGCGCTCATTTCTGACATCACCACCCGAAAAGAAGCCGAGGACAAGATCCTACAGATTAACAGAGAGCTGGAGGAAGGTGTGCGCCAACGCACGCAGGAGCTGAATGCGGCCGTAAGAGCATTGGAAGAAAGTCAGCATCTCTACACGCTCATCGCACAGAATTTTCCAGATGGGACCATCAATGTGCTGAACAGAGAACTGAATTACATCTTCGCGGAGGGAAGAGAGTTTGTACGAAGTGGAATTGACCGAAAGAAGGTCATCGGTCTCAATTACATTTCGTTGCTGCCCAAAGAATTCCGCGAAAAGGTGCAGACCGAACTGAACCGCGTTTTTGAAGGACTGCCACGCAGTTTCGAGATCGTATCGCGAGGCCATACCTACATCATGTCGGCCGTTCCGCTGTACGATGAGGAAGAAGGCGTGAACCGCGTGCTGTTGGTTGAAAAGAACATCACCGAGCAGAAACAAGCCGAGCAGGATATGATCAACGCGTTGAAAAAAGAACGCGAACTGAACGAACTCAAATCAAGGTTTGTGTCGATGGCCTCACACGAGTTCCGTACACCGTTGGCCACGGTGCTCAGTTCGGTCAATCTGGTAAGCCGACATGCCGAGGCAGGCAATATGGAATCGGTGAGCAAGCACGTTGGCCGTATCAAGAATTCCATCCGAAACCTGACATCCATCCTCAACGATTTCCTTTCGTTGGAAAAACTCGAAGCAGGAAAGGTCCAATATCGGCCCGAAGAATTTGAGATGTGTGACGTGGTGCGCTCAGTGGTAGAGGACATCGGGGCGATGACCAAATCTGGTCAGACCATTCAGCTCGACTGTGGTGAAGGGTCGGTGGTAGTGCTCGATCCGCAGCTGCTCCGCAACATCCTTTTCAATCTGCTGTCAAATGCGGTAAAATACAGCAAGGAAAATGCAGAGATCGGCCTGACCGTGGAACTGGCGGATTCGCAGTTGACCATTCGGGTTTCCGATAAAGGGATCGGCATTCCAGAAGAGGAACAGAAACACTTGTTCGAGCGGTTCTTCCGCGCCAAAAACGCAACGAATATTCAAGGAACGGGTCTCGGATTGAACATCGTTTCTAAACACGTGGAATTGATGGGCGGGAGCATTGATTTTACCAGTAAATTGAATGAAGGAACTACTTTTATGATCACCTTACCGAGGAATAATCCAGCAGCAGAATAA
- a CDS encoding DUF983 domain-containing protein — MKTSILSSVFKNKCPRCHEGDLFLTKNPYSFTNLDKMPDKCPVCGQKYWIEPGFYYGAMYISYALTIALSVAIFVAMIVLWHFDIKWYLGLNFTSMLILFPLIFRLSRSIWAHIYIKSNVKNR; from the coding sequence ATGAAAACTTCCATCCTATCAAGCGTTTTCAAGAACAAATGTCCACGCTGTCATGAAGGTGATCTTTTCCTTACCAAGAATCCTTACAGCTTCACCAATTTGGACAAGATGCCCGACAAGTGCCCTGTCTGTGGACAGAAATATTGGATCGAGCCAGGATTCTATTACGGAGCCATGTATATCAGCTACGCGCTCACAATCGCATTGAGCGTGGCCATCTTCGTGGCCATGATCGTGCTCTGGCACTTCGACATTAAGTGGTACTTAGGTCTGAACTTTACCTCCATGCTCATTCTGTTCCCGCTGATCTTCAGACTATCGAGATCCATTTGGGCGCATATTTATATTAAATCAAATGTGAAAAATCGTTAA
- a CDS encoding YifB family Mg chelatase-like AAA ATPase: MLVKTYGSAVYGVDAHIITVESNVAGQGVNFYMVGLPDNAVKESQSRIRAALKNVGYHVPGKTITINMAPADLRKEGSAYDLTIAAGILAASGQIKSNGMSDYIIMGELSLDGGLQPIKGALPIAIKAREEGFKGFILPKQNAREAAIVDDLDVYGIENIQELIHFFDGKMPLDKTVVNTREEFYRQLNDSDLDFSDVKGQENIKRAMEIAAAGGHNLLLIGPPGAGKTMLAKRLPSILPPLSLKEALETTKIHSVSGNLGSSTSLMTTRPFRSPHHTISDAALVGGGQIPQPGEISLAHNGVLFLDELPEFQRSVLEVMRQPLEDRMVTISRARLSVEYPSSLMLVASMNPCPCGYYNHPEKDCVCAPGVVQKYLNKISGPLLDRIDIHVEVTPVPINELADFRPAEKSEKVRARVIQAREKQIERFKNNPQVHSNAMMGTKLLKEVCKIDDSGKEMLKKATDRLGLSARAFDRILKVSRTIADLENSDDIRPEHLAEAIQYRSLDRQNWAG, encoded by the coding sequence ATGCTTGTCAAAACCTACGGAAGTGCTGTTTATGGGGTCGATGCTCACATCATCACCGTAGAGAGCAATGTGGCAGGTCAAGGCGTTAATTTTTACATGGTCGGCCTGCCAGATAATGCCGTAAAGGAAAGCCAATCGCGTATTCGCGCTGCGCTGAAGAATGTAGGTTATCATGTTCCTGGCAAGACCATCACCATCAACATGGCACCTGCCGATCTGCGGAAGGAAGGTTCCGCATACGACCTGACCATTGCCGCAGGAATTCTCGCTGCTTCGGGGCAGATAAAATCGAACGGCATGTCCGATTACATCATCATGGGAGAGCTGTCGCTCGATGGTGGGTTGCAACCCATCAAAGGCGCGTTGCCCATTGCCATCAAGGCTCGCGAAGAAGGCTTTAAAGGATTCATCCTGCCAAAGCAGAATGCGCGCGAAGCTGCGATTGTAGATGATCTGGATGTGTATGGGATTGAGAACATTCAGGAACTGATCCACTTCTTCGATGGCAAGATGCCGTTGGATAAAACGGTTGTGAACACACGCGAGGAATTTTACAGGCAACTGAACGATTCCGACCTCGACTTTTCCGATGTAAAAGGGCAAGAGAACATCAAACGCGCCATGGAAATTGCGGCTGCGGGAGGCCACAATCTGCTGCTTATCGGTCCGCCAGGGGCGGGAAAGACCATGCTTGCCAAGCGACTGCCATCGATTCTTCCTCCGCTCTCGCTGAAAGAAGCCTTGGAAACAACCAAGATCCATTCTGTATCTGGCAATCTGGGTTCGAGCACATCTTTAATGACCACAAGGCCGTTCAGAAGTCCGCACCATACGATCTCCGATGCGGCTTTGGTCGGTGGCGGGCAGATTCCGCAACCTGGAGAAATATCTCTTGCACATAATGGTGTACTGTTCTTAGATGAGCTGCCAGAATTTCAGCGTTCTGTACTTGAAGTAATGCGCCAGCCTTTGGAGGATCGGATGGTGACCATTTCGCGTGCACGGCTTTCGGTAGAGTATCCGAGCAGTTTGATGCTGGTCGCTTCGATGAATCCGTGTCCGTGCGGGTATTACAACCATCCTGAGAAGGATTGTGTCTGCGCTCCAGGCGTGGTGCAGAAGTACCTCAACAAGATCTCGGGGCCACTTCTGGACCGCATCGACATTCATGTGGAAGTGACGCCCGTGCCGATCAATGAGTTGGCAGATTTTCGCCCTGCGGAGAAAAGTGAGAAAGTACGAGCGCGCGTGATACAAGCACGCGAAAAGCAGATCGAACGGTTCAAGAACAACCCACAGGTGCACAGCAATGCCATGATGGGGACGAAATTGTTGAAAGAGGTCTGCAAGATCGATGATTCGGGAAAAGAGATGCTGAAGAAGGCCACCGACAGATTGGGACTTTCTGCCCGCGCATTCGATCGGATTCTTAAGGTTTCAAGAACCATTGCAGACCTTGAAAATTCGGATGATATTCGACCTGAACATTTGGCCGAGGCCATACAATACCGAAGTTTGGACCGACAGAACTGGGCAGGCTGA
- the ccoS gene encoding cbb3-type cytochrome oxidase assembly protein CcoS, which produces MSVIYLLIAVSIVAAAGFLGAFLWAVRNGQFDDDETPAMRILFDDKKSSETNK; this is translated from the coding sequence ATGAGTGTGATCTATCTACTAATAGCTGTAAGTATTGTGGCCGCAGCAGGCTTCTTGGGAGCATTTCTGTGGGCTGTGCGCAATGGGCAGTTCGATGATGATGAGACACCGGCCATGCGCATTCTATTTGACGACAAAAAATCTTCAGAAACCAATAAATGA
- a CDS encoding response regulator, with product MGKKILVIDDNLEMRENIAEILELANYDVVTAEDGKKGVAAAKSESPDLIICDVMMPELDGYGVLHILSKDPKTLGIPFIFLTAKSETVDMRKGMSLGADDYITKPFEETDLLDAVEMRLKKSAAMKAGSERTILGVQGFMATATGKVVEQITKNHRVKHYALREHVFREGDAPIFLYFLNKGKVKTFKMNEDGKEYITGLYNAGDFFGYTALLEHDNYTDSAQVIDDAEVLLIPKDDFYHLMGSNPEVISNFIKLLADNILQKEEQLIELAYSSVRKRVANALVQVYEKYNAEHRDDFTISLGREDIASIVGTATETVIRALSEFKEDGYISSKGRDIKVLNIQALKNYRF from the coding sequence ATGGGAAAGAAAATACTTGTGATCGATGACAATTTAGAGATGCGCGAGAACATTGCGGAGATTCTTGAATTGGCCAATTACGATGTGGTAACTGCCGAAGATGGCAAGAAGGGCGTGGCGGCAGCGAAGAGCGAATCGCCCGACCTGATTATTTGCGATGTGATGATGCCCGAATTGGATGGCTACGGAGTGCTTCACATTCTGAGCAAAGACCCGAAGACGCTCGGAATTCCGTTCATTTTCCTAACGGCAAAGTCTGAAACCGTGGATATGCGCAAAGGCATGAGCTTGGGTGCTGACGACTACATTACCAAGCCTTTTGAGGAGACCGACCTGTTGGATGCAGTGGAAATGCGACTGAAGAAGAGTGCGGCCATGAAAGCAGGTTCCGAACGAACCATCTTGGGCGTTCAAGGGTTCATGGCCACGGCCACGGGCAAAGTGGTGGAGCAGATCACCAAGAACCATCGTGTAAAGCATTATGCACTCCGCGAGCATGTTTTCAGAGAAGGCGATGCCCCCATTTTTCTCTATTTCCTCAACAAGGGAAAGGTGAAGACCTTTAAGATGAATGAGGACGGGAAGGAATACATCACTGGGCTTTACAACGCTGGCGATTTCTTTGGTTACACGGCCCTTTTAGAACACGACAATTACACCGATTCGGCCCAAGTGATCGATGATGCAGAAGTGCTGCTCATTCCGAAGGATGACTTTTACCATCTGATGGGTTCCAACCCAGAGGTCATCAGCAATTTCATCAAGTTGCTGGCAGACAATATTTTACAGAAAGAGGAACAACTCATCGAGCTGGCATACAGTTCGGTGCGCAAGCGCGTGGCCAATGCATTGGTTCAAGTGTATGAGAAGTACAATGCAGAGCATCGCGATGATTTCACCATCAGCCTCGGGCGCGAGGATATTGCAAGCATTGTTGGAACGGCCACCGAAACCGTTATCCGCGCCCTTTCAGAGTTCAAAGAAGACGGTTACATCAGTTCCAAAGGCCGCGACATTAAGGTCCTGAACATTCAGGCGCTGAAGAATTATCGGTTTTAG